The DNA window CTAACTTTCTATGATaaatcattttctctctcttctaactgttttttcttttcttttaatgtttAACCATGAGATTAATCAAATGGTTTAAAATTGAACCGGAGGAAAAGCACGAGAGATAAGGCCGGAGAGGATCTTATTCCAATAAATAACTAAGTCtacattattatattatatttatttactatttataacaaTATTGTGCGACCCGTGCGATactacttaattattttctttaaactaaaatatacatttttcgaTGGGTCGATActacttaatttgtatatattttatataattttttaaccatcactatactgttttatttactatttataactaTAATACTTGACCCGCGCGGATGCACACGTACCAGAATTTgtctaattaattatttcatttaatttttctaCTAAATATACTTTTTTTACATGCCGTGActacttaatttgtatatattttatatacattttaaaaatatcactatactatatttgtttttgttactaatatttatttatataattaaaataatattttcaaatactatgttattaattatatttatgaaACAATTTTGTCTTTCTGTTTTTTCATTCttattacaattttatttttattttaaaaataaacaactTTGGTAAACAATTTGGTTtttcttatttacatttttattacattttgataCAAAAGCGTACGTACTATGCCAGAATCCGTGCAAACTCGcaagttatttattttttgtatgattaaaaaaataaaagtaaatatattttaaataatatatgaatCCGAATACGggaaaaatgtatttatttatattactaagatttatttatacaattaaacTAATATTTTCAAATACTATATTATTggttgatatttataaaactaactaattgcataaataattttataaataatgtcaaaacaaatttaatatttacaTACGGAAAAATATACGATTTATccaaatatttgtaaatatatgaaaaaactatatttatgctccaaatataaataaaaatatttatatttttttaaaataataaactttttGGTTAAACAATTTTCTATTTCTATCCtttaatttttattacattttgaaaacaaaactgTGAGTAACACCAGTATCTGGGCGAATGCACGAGTATTCAAATTAGAATTTGTGCGAATCCACAGGTTGTTACATTTTTGTATAcaattaaagaaaagaaaaataaataaatttaaaattatgtatGAATCCAAACACGAGAAAAATgtgttgtattttaattatttatgtaactaatatttttattttaaaattatttttaatttaagatataatatgttttaaaataatatatgaaaagttgaaatatattttatttttggtaagacaatttttttattttaaaaatagatatttttattttaaataataaactattttggtaaaacaatttttttattttaaaaatagatatttttattttaaataataaactattttggtaaaataattttgttttttatttacttttttattatattttaaaaataaaaatgtgcttaccacaccagtacccgtgcgaacACGTGTATCCCACTAgtttttttttagaataattaTATATCAAAGGATATAAAATAGATGGTTATAAATATAGATATTGAATAAAAATAACAAGAATTTATggcatttgattttatttgataattGTAATTATATGACTTAACCTATTTTTAAAATAaggtgattaaaaaaattaaattattaggtACAATTTTACATATTGATTTCTTATCATTAAGAGAAAATctcaattttgaaaaaaatctaATACTTTAAAACTTTGATCtagtaataaattttatatttctaattttaacattaaattctttttctttgttttggtTCCATAATTAACCTTTTTTCTAATTACAAATTTTTGTTACATTTCTTAATCAATTACTTTATTAATATTCTGTATATACATACAAATCAATAAAATATCTGagagatttaatataaatttgatttgaaaatatgaaaataaggtaatcaataaaaaatattacatactttatttattaatttatcataGATATATAATGATTTTCCAGTCAAATATCCTTATTtggttataaatattaaatacctCCAATATATCAATATTCGCTTATCTATTATTTTAGAAATCGGTTATTATCATAGTCATGATTTTAGGAAAAAAgtataatcaaatcaattttttaaaataatcctaataatgataatttataaatttattctaCTTTTGCAGAgattattaaaaaagaaaagttaatttTGATAAGCATCAACTTAAATGTTAAAGCTAGAATTTCATATTTCAAATATATAAGTAACCACTTCTCGAAACTATTATATGTATCTTTCAATTCCTTTTGTTTCCATCCACTCCAATCTCTTTCACTTGTTGGTCTTGTgatataatttaattatcttttttTCACCATTCTCAACAACATGGACGTATTTGAAGATTTTGCTTTTGAAATAGGTTCTTGGCTACCAGCAAAGAGTATTTGTAAGTTCAAATCAACTTGTCATTCATTCtctaatttttcaaaagaaattcTTTTCATAACAAAACAATCTCAAAATTTGTTTGAGAAAGGTGACACATGTTTTTTCATTCAACCTGATCCAATAACTCAGAGACACAATAAAAAGGTAGAGTTCCATTCTTTACCAAAATACCAACAATCTTCTGGTattcctaatcatgttttaagTTTTCTCTCAAGTTCCATGTGTGTCTTAGATTCTAGTAATGGGTTGGTTCTTTGCCACATTATTAATGATGATccaattaatattttcatatgtaaTCCAATTACAAAGTCTTGGTTTCCTATTCCTATTCCAGATTCACTTCAAAAAAACCATAAGCTCGCAAATATGAATATAATGTTAGAATGCTCTTTAGATGACTACAAAGTGTTTCTCTTTGAAAATACATCAGAATGGTTTCCAGCTTGTTATGTTTGCAATGTTTATCATGGGAAGGAAGGTGTGTGGCAAACTATGGAAAACAATTTTTTACCCGGTGGTAGGAGCATGAAGTTCGACATGCATGTGTTTCATAAAGGATCGCTTCATTTTATTTCAGATAGCGGATGTTACTTGTCACGATCAAGTTCGTTTTATAAGCCGTATATAATGTCTTATAATCTGGATAATGGGATCTCATGCATGCTAAAGTTGCCAAGACAAGCTCTAAAAGGTTGTCATATGAAGTGTAACATGGGCATATTCAATTGGGGTAAGGTGAATAGTTCTTATAGTTCTatttgtttggtaaaactaagAAAGTGTGTCATTACTGTTTGGTTCTTAAAAGATTATGATTCAAGTTTATGGCAAAAGGTTTTGAAGGTAAGAGTGAGAGCGTTGGGATTGAGGGAGAAAGATCCTAATGTTACAGGATTTACCATTATGAACGGAAATCTTTTAGTTTTTTCGACAGAAGAAAAAATGTATACTTGCGCTTTAGATGATGAAAACTTTATGATGGTGGAAGAAATATGCCAACATAGCTGTGGATTTAACACACGCTTTATCTCCTACTCTGATACACTTCGTTCGTGTGGAACTAATGCTGAAATTATGCCCTGTTAGGAATTGATGATGATGCTGAAATTGCAACAGTTTCAAACTGATACAGCTTACGAACGAGtgtgttgttttgaaaaaaagtaaGATTGCGGAGATTTTAAAATGCGAGAATTTACAAAAATCAACTTTTCAAACAGATTGCACATGACAATCGATTGATCTAAAGGGGCAATCGATTGCTTTCTTTGAAAACTTGATATTTTACTTTTGAAGGATATTTAATGATAGCTTATGAAACATATAAGTTTAGGAACATTAGAGATGAAATGATGAATGATTTTCTGAGCTACTAAAGCTTATATACATATAAATTGTCATAGTACCTTAATATTCatgattcaatcttgatttcCAAATATTATGACAAATTTATACTTGATTTTAATCTCTTTCTTCTTTGGTCTTTCTTCTAAGATAAATTTTTGTCTTCACTAAAACTAAGCTAAGATATATGAAATATTTTTCACAATCTCCCACTTTTTTATGATGATAAAATATATTGATGGGAAATTTTTTCTTGACACTTGATTGCTCCCCCTATCTTGTATATCTCCCTATTTCTTTTACAATTAATGTTTTTGTCTTTGGTATCCTAAAAAACAACAAACACAACCATCTATCTTCTCCTCTTTTTTGATgttatcaaaaacaaaaagagtAAAATACAATGGAGTATAATAATATAAAGGAAATGTTACATTAGATAAAAGATACTTATCTTTTTTACAAAGATTTGATGTCAATGTTGATATCAAAGTAATGTTCTTCAAATtatatttattcaaataaaagTTTTAGAACTACCATATCATATGGTGTTATATCTTAAAAGATCATTCTTAAATTGATAATACTAGCATATGATCTTCAATTACCTACAAAATGATTATTAGTTCTTTCTAAGTATCTAATATTCTTTAGATGTTCTTAGGTTAGATCTCTTTCTCACTCATACATATTCACTATAAAGAATACAATAATTTCTTATGTACCAAGTACCAGGAGTATGGTGAAAAATGATAACTATTTTGCCGGTGCTATTTTAAGTAAGATGAAAAAAGGTCGGGGGACTGTGTTTTGGTATTCGAAATGGTTaggaaatcaaccattgaaggaAGTGTTTCCAGAGGCTTTTGACATAGCTAACAACAAGAGCTGCAGTGTGGCCGATGCTGGTTTTTGGAGTGGCTCGGTCTGGAATTGGAACTTGGAGGCTTTGATGGACTGTGCAAAACCGGTTATTCAGAGGCATATGGAGGAAATTATGGAGCTGCTGGCCAATATTACTTTGAAAAGGGAAGCTGTCGATATCTATGAATGGTTGCCACAGGGATAAGGAAAATTTATTATCAGTTCATGTTACTTGTTATTTTCTGATGAGGCTTGTACAGGGTCTGTCATCTCTAGTGTTGTTGTGAAGGCATTGAACAATATGTGGAAGGTTGAAGCTCAAAccaagttgttttttttttttgtgtagagGGTTCTTCTTAATAGGATCTCTATAAAAGATCAACTTTCCAATCGTAGTATTCTTACAAAGGTAATTGATCTTAGTTATGTGTTTTGCTCGACGCAATATGAGAGTGTTTCG is part of the Vicia villosa cultivar HV-30 ecotype Madison, WI linkage group LG2, Vvil1.0, whole genome shotgun sequence genome and encodes:
- the LOC131650855 gene encoding uncharacterized protein LOC131650855 → MDVFEDFAFEIGSWLPAKSICKFKSTCHSFSNFSKEILFITKQSQNLFEKGDTCFFIQPDPITQRHNKKVEFHSLPKYQQSSGIPNHVLSFLSSSMCVLDSSNGLVLCHIINDDPINIFICNPITKSWFPIPIPDSLQKNHKLANMNIMLECSLDDYKVFLFENTSEWFPACYVCNVYHGKEGVWQTMENNFLPGGRSMKFDMHVFHKGSLHFISDSGCYLSRSSSFYKPYIMSYNLDNGISCMLKLPRQALKGCHMKCNMGIFNWGKVNSSYSSICLVKLRKCVITVWFLKDYDSSLWQKVLKVRVRALGLREKDPNVTGFTIMNGNLLVFSTEEKMYTCALDDENFMMVEEICQHSCGFNTRFISYSDTLRSCGTNAEIMPC